A region of Zeugodacus cucurbitae isolate PBARC_wt_2022May chromosome 5, idZeuCucr1.2, whole genome shotgun sequence DNA encodes the following proteins:
- the LOC105215476 gene encoding uncharacterized protein LOC105215476, whose translation MATINPVNMNKSRSWVDGPQSLALLSDIFIFITGGFHLAVSVGWSYFAYSLHFKFCWFIGVAIGCILAPLLINWKRRRLFIFSPILLVNVSAIVTLSAYYNTKALIAARYLNGIAIGLTTVSYVMHASEIASEHFRGYCLCLEQLGLAAGAYVQILYTGLWSSDMDFNPYCLQGIFCIIFGVLALVLTFTSIDSPVLHLRRGDEPEALSCIVRLYRPTVMTNEKQVIFNKLKEYVAMNEAMSLEQCFLQSVSPLLRILPYRCMLSFIVALPIAVAFILSEEVSTAGTFVNWPPVLYGFLGFLGAVVSFAIIEGIGRKAVSLFSLLCAGGMTIGVGIIFYDTMALINSTKMATACALLMIAQIFGGIFAPSTTVYMGEAFPLRLKRYFIAFTVLAQYMVDLIIVCTFTFTPENMFVYCLVTGVIMCVACLIFTVTMPETRKTTLQEAQQQFSYGLHLRFY comes from the exons atggcCACAATAAATCCGGTGAATATGAACAAAAGCCGCTCTTGGGTTGATGGACCACAGAGCTTGGCACTGCTTTCAG atattttcattttcatcactgGCGGTTTTCACTTAGCCGTCAGCGTTGGCTGGAGCTATTTCGCTTATAGTTTGCATTTCAAATTCTGCTGGTTTATTGGTGTGGCGATCGGTTGTATACTTGCGCCATTGCTTATCAACTGGAAGCGACGAAGGTTATTCATA TTCTCGCCCATATTGCTGGTGAATGTGTCCGCGATCGTCACGTTATCCGCCTACTACAATACGAAGGCGCTGATCGCCGCGCGCTACCTGAATGGTATCGCCATCGGTCTCACCACCGTCTCGTATGTCATGCACGCCAGTGAGATTGCCTCGGAACATTTTCGTGGTTACTGCTTATGCTTGGAGCAATTGGGCTTAGCCGCTGGCGCATATGTGCAAATTCTCTACACCGGCCTTTGGAGTAGTGATATGGATTTCAATCCCTATTGTCTACAGGgtatattttgcataattttcggTGTGCTTGCCTTGGTGTTAACATTCACCTCAATCGATTCGCCGGTCTTGCATTTGCGTCGAGGCGATGAACCGGAGGCACTCAGTTGTATTGTGCGTCTCTATCGTCCAACCGTTATGACCAATGAAAAACAAGTGATATTCAACAAGCTGAAAGAGTATGTCGCCATGAATGAGGCCATGTCGCTGGAGCAGTGTTTCTTACAGAGTGTGAGCCCGCTGCTGAGAATTTTGCCCTATCGTTGTATGCTTTCGTTTATCGTCGCACTACCAATTGCAGTAGCTTTCATTTTGTCTGAGGAGGTAAGCACCGCTGGCACTTTCGTCAATTGGCCACCTGTACTTTACGGTTTTCTGGGATTCTTGGGCGCTGTGGTCTCGTTTGCGATAATCGAAGGTATTGGCCGCAAGGCGGTGAGCttgttttcattattatgtGCCGGTGGTATGACTATCGGTGTTGGCATTATCTTCTATGACACCATGGCGCTGATAAATTCCACAAAAATGGCGACAGCATGCGCTTTACTGATGATCGCGCAAATTTTCGGTGGCATTTTTGCGCCCAGCACAACGGTTTATATGGGTGAGGCGTTTCCGTTACGTTTGAAACGTTACTTCATAGCATTTACCGTACTCGCACAATATATGGTGGATTTGATCATTGTATGCACTTTCACCTTCACGCCTGAAAATATGTTCGTCTACTGCCTTGTCACGGGGGTGATAATGTGTGTGGCTTGCCTCAtatttaccgttactatgcCAGAAACCAGGAAGACTACTCTGCaagaagcacaacaacaattctcATATGGACTGCATTtgcgattttattaa